Proteins encoded by one window of Lathyrus oleraceus cultivar Zhongwan6 chromosome 1, CAAS_Psat_ZW6_1.0, whole genome shotgun sequence:
- the LOC127110765 gene encoding uncharacterized protein LOC127110765: protein MIREKMKVSHSRQKSYHDKRRKALEFEVDDHVFLRVTPVTGVGRALKSRKLTPHFIGPYQISEKVGDVAYRITLPPSLSNLHDVFHVSQLRRYIPDPSHVVQLDDVEVRDNLIVETLPMRIEDKEVKQLRGKEIALVKVVWGGPAGGNVTWELESQMRDSYPELFALGNFRGRKYFK, encoded by the coding sequence ATGATCAGAGAGAAGATGAAGGTTTCTCATAGTCGTCaaaagagttaccatgacaagagAAGGAAAGCGCTTGAGTTTGAGGTAGATGATCATGTGTTTTTAAGAGTTACTCCAgtaacgggtgttggtagagcattgaagtcgcgtaagttgacgccgcaTTTTATTGGTCCGTATCAGATTTCCGAGAAAGTAGGTGATGTGGCTTATCGAATTACGTTGCCGCCATCACTTTCTAATCTCCATGATGTGTTTCAcgtgtctcaattgaggagatACATTCCGGATCCTTCACATGTTGTCCAATTAGATGATGTTGAGGTTAGAGATAATTTGATCGTGGAGACATTACCTATGCGGATAGAAGACAAAGAGGTGAAACAACTCCGTGGTAAAGAGATCGCTTTGGTGAAAGTCGTTTGGGGAGGACCGGCTGGTGGAAATGTGACGTGGGAGCTTGAGAGTCAGATGAGGGATTCATATCCCGAGTTGTTTGCTTTAGgtaattttcgaggacgaaaatatTTCAAGTGA